The Bos indicus isolate NIAB-ARS_2022 breed Sahiwal x Tharparkar chromosome X, NIAB-ARS_B.indTharparkar_mat_pri_1.0, whole genome shotgun sequence genome has a window encoding:
- the LOC109554814 gene encoding glutaredoxin-1, which produces MAQAFVNSKIQPGKVVVFIKPTCPYCRKTQELLSQLPFKQGLLEFVGITAAGNTSEIQDYLQQLTRARTVPQVFIGQECIGGCTDLVNMHERGELLTRLKQIGALQ; this is translated from the coding sequence ATGGCTCAAGCATTCGTCAACAGCAAGATCCAGCCTGGGAAGGTGGTCGTCTTCATCAAGCCCACCTGCCCCTACTGCAGAAAGACTCAGGAGCTTCTCAGCCAACTGCCCTTCAAACAAGGGCTTTTGGAATTTGTCGGTATTACAGCTGCCGGTAACACCAGTGAGATTCAAGATTACTTGCAGCAGCTCACCAGAGCCAGAACGGTACCTCAGGTCTTCATTGGTCAAGAGTGCATAGGTGGATGCACTGATCTAGTAAATATGCACGAGAGAGGGGAACTGTTGACACGGCTAAAGCAAATTGGAGCTCTGCAATAA